A DNA window from Salvelinus namaycush isolate Seneca chromosome 30, SaNama_1.0, whole genome shotgun sequence contains the following coding sequences:
- the LOC120024763 gene encoding stabilizer of axonemal microtubules 2-like yields the protein MKRLCICEICSCGRHRCPHRPTALYGKPNMTCVLTEYTEKYPAYGGYNPPQSLKPKPVNHGDRGRMDGTTTFKTDFIPYVVTRRPGKQQAEYKPKPGDIDLGTTYKQDYSLYEVQPFAPSRPSERVRATGHKMDTVPTYKEDFRQWEMCKRELKKPDLTYHPPDAKFDGHTTFQDDFLPRGLAPRESFKPSSIPKMSDTPFDGVTSNQQCYVSHPLEARWVKAPEPYKPSSQPLQDLTTNRKDYQGLPGQLPQSYKPNPGKVTSDVPFQSSTEFKERFQQWPVSLPQLHKSLQYVSPTEHMDMSTTSGADYVQHNIQPFISAKPFNRPTKSSAPFQVCTTMRDDYQPWVVKRQAMIKKPEEMQRATGRMDHLTTFKAHFTPHELQPNVSFKPAHAPMRADAPLEGGTMYSTEFTPKRISVCPASYDSLPGFVFEDSDDRGHRFYRKLPSKDMNKMAAGMAVAVVS from the exons TCTGCAGCTGTGG ACGCCATCGCTGCCCCCACCGACCCACAGCTCTGTATGGAAAGCCCAATATGACATGTGTCCTGACAGAGTACACAGAGAAGTACCCCGCCTATGGAGGATACAACCCGCCCCAGAGTCTGAAACCAAAGCCTGTTAACCACGGTGACCGGGGGAGAATGGATGGAACTACTACATTCAA GACTGACTTTATTCCCTACGTGGTGACTCGACGACCGGGGAAACAGCAGGCGGAGTACAAACCCAAACCTGGAGACATAGATCTGGGGACCACCTACAAACAGGACTACAGCCTTTATGAGGTCCAACCCTTCGCCCCTTCCAGACCCAGCGAGAGGGTACGCGCAACAGGGCACAAAATGGATACAGTGCCTACATACAAAG AGGATTTCCGACAGTGGGAGATGTGCAAGCGGGAGCTGAAGAAACCCGATCTGACCTACCACCCGCCAGACGCCAAGTTCGACGGCCACACCACCTTCCAGGACGACTTCCTCCCCCGAGGCCTTGCCCCCAGAGAGAGCTTCAAACCCTCCAGTATCCCCAAAATGTCCGATACCCCCTTCGATGGGGTGACCAGTAACCAGCAGTGCTATGTGTCCCACCCTCTGGAGGCACGCTGGGTGAAGGCTCCAGAGCCCTATAAACCCAGTAGCCAGCCCCTACAAGACCTCACCACCAACCGAAAAGACTACCAGGGCCTGCCAGGACAGCTGCCCCAGAGCTATAAGCCTAACCCTGGAAAG GTGACGTCTGACGTTCCCTTTCAGAGCAGCACAGAGTTTAAGGAGCGTTTCCAGCAGTGGCCCGTGTCCCTGCCTCAGCTGCATAAGAGCCTGCAGTACGTCAGCCCCACAGAGCACATGGACATGAGCACCACGTCTGGTGCAGACTACGTCCAACACAACATCCAGCCCTTCATCTCTGCCAAGCCCTTCAATCGGCCCACCAAGTCATCAGCTCCCTTCCAG GTCTGCACCACCATGAGGGATGACTACCAGCCTTGGGTGGTCAAGAGACAAGCCATGATCAAGAAGCCTGAGGAGATGCAGAGAGCCACCGGACGGATGGACCACCTCACCACTTTCAAG GCCCATTTTACACCCCACGAACTGCAGCCCAATGTGAGCTTCAAGCCAGCTCACGCCCCCATGAGGGCTGATGCCCCATTGGAGGGCGGCACCATGTACAGCACAGAGTTCACCCCCAAGAg GATCAGCGTTTGTCCAGCTAGCTACGACTCCCTGCCGGGCTTCGTGTTTGAGGACAGCGACGACAGGGGACACAGGTTCTACAGGAAGTTGCCATCTAAGGACATGAACAAGATGGCCGCCGGCATGGCGGTGGCTGTGGTGTCATAA